The following proteins are co-located in the Cydia fagiglandana chromosome 2, ilCydFagi1.1, whole genome shotgun sequence genome:
- the LOC134676840 gene encoding autophagy-related protein 13 homolog isoform X1, with protein MAPDAAFSNLSDKNEFTKFTRFLAYKGVQVIVESRKGVKIELSSKPLTSDSDWFNLQIPDSPEVNQATKNALPSDRVLETIRSQLHVEISVQTEDGDEMVLELWTLGLDETQFDTSLKAMNTVYFRMGILLKSLITITRITPAYHLSRKQRMESFTIFYRVYNGEPKIKSLGDSVKNIQAGTLKTPLGGLCFSVAYRTNFSISPNRTDKSKTLLLKSDHFELSPKHVIFECKKKKEQKDKEYKPLKQVDLNKPLRLAAFVDEEVIQRAIEEFFKKIPIPRCRQRERPRVKTPPKEYPIESKSTQDLDTTILSKSPTSFEMPPRKFAGFRSETEPPLKLLQFPFADNHPIRDLAEFYKDFFNAPHLKLADELGSIKSSESVKENIENNDDLSKDLELYESSVQEFDDLLAEMCRSAEWSGN; from the coding sequence ATGGCACCGGACGCAGCATTCTCAAACCTCAGTGACAAGAACGAATTTACTAAGTTCACTAGATTCCTCGCCTATAAAGGCGTTCAGGTCATAGTAGAGTCTAGGAAAGGAGTGAAAATTGAGCTAAGCAGTAAGCCACTAACTTCTGACTCTGATTGGTTCAATCTCCAAATACCAGACTCGCCAGAAGTCAACCAAGCTACCAAAAATGCTCTGCCGTCAGACAGAGTACTTGAAACTATACGATCACAGTTGCATGTTGAAATATCTGTGCAAACTGAAGATGGTGATGAAATGGTACTGGAACTGTGGACTTTGGGACTTGATGAGACACAATTTGATACTTCTCTCAAAGCAATGAACACTGTTTATTTCCGAATGGGCATACTTTTAAAGTCCTTGATAACTATCACAAGGATAACGCCAGCCTATCATTTATCACGAAAACAACGAATGGAATCTTTTACTATATTCTATAGGGTATATAATGGAGAACCTAAAATTAAATCATTGGGAGATTCTGTGAAAAACATCCAAGCTGGAACTCTGAAAACTCCTCTAGGAGGCCTATGTTTTTCCGTTGCTTATAGAACCAACTTCTCAATATCACCTAATCGAACAGATAAGAGTAAGACATTACTTTTAAAGAGTGATCACTTTGAACTGAGTCCTAAGCATGTAATATTTGAgtgcaaaaagaaaaaagaacaGAAAGACAAAGAATACAAGCCATTAAAACAAGTGGACCTGAATAAACCATTACGGTTAGCTGCTTTTGTTGATGAAGAAGTAATTCAGAGAGCTATAGAGGAATTCTTTAAAAAGATACCTATCCCCAGGTGTAGGCAGAGGGAGAGGCCCAGAGTCAAAACGCCCCCTAAAGAATACCCCATAGAATCAAAGAGCACACAGGACTTGGACACAACTATACTCTCTAAGAGTCCAACATCTTTTGAGATGCCTCCTAGAAAATTTGCCGGTTTCAGAAGCGAAACTGAACCCCCATTGAAATTGCTTCAATTTCCTTTCGCTGACAACCACCCTATTAGAGATTTAGCGGAGTTTTACAAAGATTTCTTTAATGCTCCCCACTTGAAGTTAGCTGACGAATTGGGCTCTATTAAGAGCTCCGAGTCAGTTAAGGAGAATATTGAAAACAATGATGATTTATCTAAAGACTTGGAACTGTATGAGAGTTCCGTGCAAGAGTTTGACGATCTTTTAGCTGAGATGTGTCGTTCGGCAGAATGGAGTGGGAACTAG
- the LOC134676840 gene encoding MIP18 family protein galla-1 isoform X2, translating into MISFFSKLSLNNTQKPPVELARPAYMDKSASLQELGYNDENDLRETIYDFLRTIRDPEKPNTLEDLKVVYEEGIFVKDPTEDKVPVIRVEYNPTVPHCSLATLIGLCIRIKIQRSLHHPVKLDIYIKKGAHTTEDEINKQINDKERIAAAMENPNLRNLVENCIADEE; encoded by the exons ATGATATCGTTTTTTTCCAAACTCTCTTTAAATAACACACAGAAACCACCAGTGGAGCTTGCTAGGCCAGCTTATATGGACAAAAGTGCAAGTTTACAAGAGCTCGGATACAATGACGAGAATGACTTGAGAGAGACAATTTATG ACTTTTTGCGGACCATACGAGACCCTGAGAAGCCAAATACGCTCGAAGACTTGAAGGTTGTTTACGAAGAAGGGATTTTTGTGAAGGACCCAACGGAAGACAAAGTGCCTGTTATTCGCGTTGAATACAATCCGACAGTGCCTCACTGTTCTTTGGCAACCCTCATAGGACTGTGTATAAGGATTAAGATCCAGCGGTCGCTGCACCATCCTGTGAAACTGGATATTTATATCAAAAAAGGCGCACATACAACTGAAGATGAAA TCAACAAACAGATCAACGACAAGGAGCGTATTGCGGCCGCAATGGAGAATCCTAATTTAAGGAACCTTGTTGAGAACTGTATTGCAGACGAAGAATAG
- the LOC134676857 gene encoding small ribosomal subunit protein uS17 isoform X2, whose translation MADQTEKAFQKQATVFLNRKGGLKKKDMRHSKNVGLGFKTPREAIEGTYIDKKCPFTGNVSIRGRILTGVVQKMKMQRTIVIRRDYLHYLPKYNRFEKRHRNMSVHLSPCFRDVELGDIVTIGECRPLSKTVRFNVLKVSKGKGSKKSFRKF comes from the exons ATGGCGGATCAG ACAGAGAAAGCGTTTCAGAAACAGGCTACGGTCTTCCTCAACCGCAAGGGGGGGCTGAAGAAGAAGGACATGCGGCATTCCAAGAATGTTGGGTTAGGCTTCAAGACTCCCCGTGAG GCCATTGAGGGAACCTACATTGACAAGAAATGTCCGTTCACTGGCAATGTGTCCATCCGTGGCCGTATCCTTACTGGTGTGGTCCAGAAGATGAAGATGCAACGCACCATCGTCATCCGCCGCGACTACCTGCATTACCTCCCCAAGTACAACCGTTTCGAGAAGAGGCACAGGAATATGTCAGTCCATCTGTCACCATGCTTCAG AGACGTGGAACTCGGAGACATTGTCACGATCGGCGAGTGCAGACCTCTGTCCAAAACCGTGAGGTTCAACGTGCTGAAGGTCTCGAAGGGCAAGGGCTCCAAGAAATCCTTCagaaagttttaa
- the LOC134676857 gene encoding small ribosomal subunit protein uS17 isoform X1, giving the protein MADQTERSFQKQPTVFLNRKKGIGVKRSRKPLRYHKDVGLGFKTPREAIEGTYIDKKCPFTGNVSIRGRILTGVVQKMKMQRTIVIRRDYLHYLPKYNRFEKRHRNMSVHLSPCFRDVELGDIVTIGECRPLSKTVRFNVLKVSKGKGSKKSFRKF; this is encoded by the exons ATGGCGGATCAG ACGGAACGTTCATTCCAAAAGCAACCAACGGTTTTCTTGAACCGTAAAAAGGGCATCGGCGTGAAGAGGAGTCGCAAGCCTCTGAGATACCACAAAGATGTGGGGCTTGGTTTCAAGACGCCCCGAGAG GCCATTGAGGGAACCTACATTGACAAGAAATGTCCGTTCACTGGCAATGTGTCCATCCGTGGCCGTATCCTTACTGGTGTGGTCCAGAAGATGAAGATGCAACGCACCATCGTCATCCGCCGCGACTACCTGCATTACCTCCCCAAGTACAACCGTTTCGAGAAGAGGCACAGGAATATGTCAGTCCATCTGTCACCATGCTTCAG AGACGTGGAACTCGGAGACATTGTCACGATCGGCGAGTGCAGACCTCTGTCCAAAACCGTGAGGTTCAACGTGCTGAAGGTCTCGAAGGGCAAGGGCTCCAAGAAATCCTTCagaaagttttaa
- the LOC134676945 gene encoding S phase cyclin A-associated protein in the endoplasmic reticulum has translation MEEVRQLVQEEGREARNLVAFHVAVDTPTARFARKPPRSTLPPPRRAPPRAAASRLRSASAGRDKRSELRARYWALLFGDLQRAVGEIYNTVEAHENLNECQEVILVLENYTRDFKALGEWFRLKWEYDNTPPPQRPQSLAWEIRKTDFVRPESRRAHSVKSSPSVSGKNSPCLSGHNTPSGKISPNLTGKASPGSGKISPRVSSGHATSPKANIEFFSNKIAAASKVTTNTKTELKQETKLTDIKEKDIINVENHVEKQTPVLQVQNEKAEKLEPLIVEIGKAKQCPNVSPKLVVVKSSKNKAVSDNAKKVPNKELSTQAKATKATLDAMENDFLSKQLVNNKVKNDNLINQDIDAQTERVRNETVESNIADKLTANEKTNGIVNSDSTKNNDEVIYKKTINEIIVKSPTVTESENKVAIDTVTDNESPTKSEDDFADVSNESSTKSIEEKHNKADELPKKEAIKKEKLVSNPSGMENNTTNTQEVKDAMLEEKKVNDVISQDCPEIKDTVKSKDELKDDKDFKKPEPKGDTKTFVRPAYSQAAAKPKATAAKIEIKTLARSTPLARSKTVVEIRPNTASKTQKICPKRNQTSKCSYPFNLTTGRTSLFDASSNVLNKSTVPRKVMNKNVQMGSGDSKFNQPKVEVKKRPTRPTSLKLNEKLDKKEKSSSALENIKDCEEYSSSDTIVTQIDRSRLESSESLRTLVPDDLELIHDAANSVEVLNIDSNKNDNDGWLTVKSRRLSRESKKQSKSHWSNRFHQPSATTSLPTLNMIESPKQEVNPIINTTAANKVDRAKSEQPQIVKPEKVVTVASKNRVDSKTKTNLAMIRQKSDVTGLKRSARSKALSKKAEKVKDAPKDSESSELTKNRLHSSLESLTTGLARSQESTEEVFDFDKWKAEFRSTFKYLEDDDQMPNHNEILKSADPSEMSEIAAMTSQIEENEKKISWALDFQSDVDQRKLCEEEDLLNRQIMELQQVSDIDLDTETDDTETDAEILCEDVTALAAPENLGALAASLEDQYETALAGMSWAERVDTLVVLEALVARDPGRAQQLHAKLSQGIKRRGSFQDALRRLQAKQARAERQRLEYQTERAKKIHLLLARVEEVKVAKNQLIEEKRLRMERRLQKATENRDQHLKDIVRKAHDEEEKLREIAFIKQLEAENRRHEFLDQCRTHTTRLRRVRRDRLNKLEQKAAREAAVGARRQALEAERQRHVQTLLERRRERDRRVDGLREMRRQERDIAAREKAEGVKSRLSALAAAAELEADALRSRIRDKQDASQQRLESHLQAIREKATGPRQPTTSESQDNDLDEAVRLEQERKERDKIKALKKKARKVKQKLLASGNDQSASELRIPIDAFLYPAANKMYKVFQQINNILSPLLVAENDEQKTDKRETNTKVNETDVKQIDKTEIKVNGDVSKEEKTAEPPEIKVNGDDAKETAEKKKTKKKKNVDKQESSENNNNNNIATEVVEVKEGKKSKKKKKDDRSKLKKTESICSSLSDMSKTSDKNERKNKVSLDTMHLERLLNELHRMLEKSDKQASDKAVFKRLHGLKALEQLLALAAEREDLANQITSKCLSTAVTISTRGVATDPESARNLLTSNASVHVVKLLANQMEKDLSDPREMELACLLLDWLSVALDSVTQIVSPPATWARAHMLVRLVV, from the exons ATGGAAGAAGTGAGGCAATTGGTACAGGAAGAAGGCAGAGAAGCGAGGAACCTCGTAGCTTTTCATGTGGCAGTCGATACACCCA CCGCCCGTTTCGCCCGTAAACCTCCGCGCTCTACTCTCCCGCCGCCTCGACGCGCTCCTCCGCGGGCCGCCGCGTCGCGCCTCCGCTCGGCTTCTGCCGGACGCGACAAGCGCTCGGAGCTGCGGGCGCGGTATTGGGCGCTATTGTTTGGAGACCTGCAACGAGCG GTTGGAGAAATATATAATACAGTAGAAGCTCACGAAAacctaaatgagtgccaagaaGTTATATTAGTGCTAGAAAATTATACAAGAGACTTTAAAGCCTTAGGAGAGTGGTTTCGACTGAAATGGGAGTATGATAATACTCCTCCTCCTCAAAGGCCCCAGAGTTTAGCTTGGGAGATACGAAAAACAGATTTTGTCCGCCCAGAATCAAGACGTGCTCATTCTGTTAAAAGTTCCCCATCTGTGTCAGGCAAAAATAGTCCTTGCCTTTCTGGACATAATACTCCAAGTGGCAAAATTAGCCCAAACCTAACTGGCAAAGCTAGTCCAGGTAGTGGTAAGATAAGCCCTAGAGTTTCCTCAGGACATGCAACTAGCCCTAAAGCTAATATTGAATTCTTTAGCAATAAAATAGCAGCAGCTTCTAAAGTTACTACTAACACTAAAACTGAACTAAAACAAGAAACAAAACTAACAGATATTAAAGAGAAAGACATTATTAACGTCGAAAACCATGTTGAAAAACAAACGCCGGTCTTGCAGGTTCAAAACGAAAAAGCCGAGAAACTGGAACCGCTCATAGTTGAAATAGGCAAAGCAAAACAATGTCCAAATGTTTCACCTAAACTAGTAGTTGTGAAATCTTCCAAAAATAAAGCTGTATCCGATAATGCCAAGAAAGTGCCTAATAAGGAGTTGTCCACACAAGCTAAGGCTACTAAAGCTACATTAGATGCCATGGAGAATGATTTTCTCAGCAAGCAGTTGGTCAATAATAAAGTCAAAAATGATAATCTTATTAACCAAGATATAGATGCGCAAACAGAAAGAGTAAGAAATGAAACTGTTGAGTCTAATATCGCAGATAAGCTAACTGCTAACGAGAAAACCAACGGTATAGTCAACTCAGACTCAACGAAAAATAATGAtgaagttatttacaaaaaaacaataaatgagATTATTGTAAAAAGTCCGACAGTAACTGAGTCTGAAAATAAAGTTGCAATCGATACTGTCACTGATAATGAATCTCCAACTAAATCAGAAGATGATTTTGCAGATGTTTCCAATGAAAGTTCGACAAAATCAATTGAAGAAAAGCACAATAAAGCTGACGAACTGCCTAAAAAAGAAGCAATAAAAAAAGAGAAACTGGTGTCTAATCCGAGTGGGATGGAAAATAATACGACAAATACCCAAGAAGTTAAAGATGCTATGTTGgaagaaaaaaaagttaatgATGTAATCTCCCAAGACTGTCCAGAAATAAAAGATACTGTAAAAAGTAAGGACGAGCTCAAGGATGATAAggattttaaaaaacctgagCCGAAAGGTGACACAAAGACCTTTGTAAGACCAGCTTATTCACAAGCAGCTGCTAAACCTAAAGCAACTGCTGccaaaatagaaataaaaactcTTGCAAGATCCACACCTTTAGCTAGGAGTAAAACTGTTGTAGAAATTAGACCAAATACAGCTtctaaaacacaaaaaatatgTCCAAAGAGAAATCAAACGAGCAAGTGTAGCTACCCATTTAATTTGACCACTGGTCGCACCAGTCTCTTTGATGCTTCGTCCAACGTCCTGAATAAAAGTACCGTTCCTAGGAAAGTTATGAATAAAAATGTCCAAATGGGTTCAGGTGACTCGAAGTTTAATCAGCCCAAGGTAGAAGTGAAAAAACGTCCTACGAGGCCTACGAGTCTAAAACTTAACGAAAAGTTAGATAAAAAAGAAAAGTCAAGCTCTGCACTTGAAAACATTAAAGATTGCGAGGAATATAGTAGTTCTGATACAATTGTTACACAAATTGATAGGTCACGTCTAGAATCGAGTGAGAGCTTACGGACTCTAGTCCCTGATGATTTAGAACTGATTCACGATGCAGCTAACTCAGTAGAAGTGCTTAACATAGATAGCAATAAGAATGACAATGATGGCTGGCTCACAGTGAAATCTAGGCGTCTGAGTCGCGAATCGAAGAAACAATCTAAATCACATTGGTCTAATAGATTCCATCAGCCTTCTGCAACTACCAGCCTGCCTACATTAAACATGATAGAGTCTCCTAAACAAGAGGTCAATCCCATAATCAACACAACAGCTGCTAATAAGGTAGACAGAGCTAAATCTGAGCAGCCTCAAATAGTCAAACCCGAAAAGGTTGTTACCGTAGCTTCTAAGAATAGGGTTGACAGTAAAACAAAAACTAATTTAGCCATGATTAGACAGAAATCAGATGTCACTGGTTTAAAAAGATCAGCTCGAAGCAAAGCACTCTCCAAGAAAGCCGAAAAAGTCAAAGACGCGCCTAAAGATTCGGAATCGTCTGAACTGACTAAGAACCGCCTGCATTCCTCATTAGAAAGTCTGACCACGGGCTTAGCCAGGTCCCAAGAGAGTACTGAAGAAGTGTTCGACTTTGACAAATGGAAGGCAGAATTCAGATCTACCTTCAAGTATCTCGAAGATGACGATCAGATGCCGAATCATAATGAGATATTAAAATCAGCCGATCCATCGGAAATGTCAGAGATCGCAGCGATGACGTCCCAAATTGAGGAAAACGAGAAGAAGATTAGTTGGGCGTTGGATTTCCAATCTGATGTAGACCAGAGGAAACTGTGCGAGGAAGAAGACTTGTTGAATCGTCAGATAATGGAGTTACAGCAGGTGTCGGACATAGACTTAGATACCGAGACGGATGATACTGAG ACGGATGCGGAAATTCTCTGTGAAGACGTGACAGCGCTGGCGGCACCTGAAAACCTGGGTGCACTGGCGGCCAGCCTTGAAGATCAGTATGAGACGGCCTTAGCCGGGATGTCCTGGGCCGAGCGCGTCGATACGCTGGTCGTCCTAGAAGCGCTTGTTGCTAGGGACCCAG GTCGCGCTCAGCAACTTCATGCCAAACTCTCGCAAGGTATCAAAAGACGCGGCAGCTTTCAAGATGCGCTAAGAAG GCTACAAGCTAAACAGGCGCGCGCTGAACGACAAAGATTGGAATATCAGACGGAGAGGGCTAAGAAAATTCACCTACTGCTGGCCAGAGTTGAAGAAGTCAAG GTAGCTAAGAATCAGCTGATTGAGGAGAAGCGTCTAAGAATGGAACGCCGACTGCAAAAGGCGACAGAAAATCGGGATCAACATTTAAAA GATATCGTCCGCAAAGCGCATGACGAAGAAGAGAAATTGCGAGAGATTGCATTCATCAAGCAGCTAGAAGCGGAGAACAGAAGACACGAGTTTCTGGACCAATGTCGGACGCACACCACTCGCCTCAGGCGGGTGAGGCGAGACCGACTTAATAAACTG GAGCAAAAAGCAGCACGCGAAGCGGCCGTCGGAGCTAGGAGGCAGGCCCTTGAAGCAGAGAGACAGCGGCATGTGCAGACCTTGTTAGAGCGTAGGAGGGAGCGAGACAGACGCGTTGATGGCCTGCGCGAGATGAGGCGGCAGGAGAGAGACATTGCGGCGAGAGAGAAG GCGGAAGGTGTAAAGTCCCGTCTATCAGCGTTAGCCGCCGCCGCAGAGCTGGAAGCAGACGCCTTGAGATCCAGAATAAGGGACAAGCAAGACGCCAGTCAGCAGAGATTAGAGTCCCACCTGCAAGCTATCAGAGAGAAGGCTACAGGACCTAGGCAGCCG ACGACATCGGAGAGCCAGGACAACGACCTGGACGAGGCGGTGCGGCTGGAGCAGGAGCGGAAGGAGAGGGACAAGATAAAGGCGCTCAAGAAGAAGGCGAGGAAGGTCAAACAGAAACTCTTAGCCTC TGGAAACGATCAATCGGCCAGCGAGCTTCGCATACCCATCGACGCTTTCCTGTATCCCGCCGCCAACAAAATGTACAAAGTCTTCCAGCAAATCAACAACATTCTCTCACCGCTGCTGGTCGCCGAGAACGACGAACAGAAAACAGATAAACGTGAAACAAATACTAAAGTAAATGAAACAGACGTCAAACAAATAGACAAGACAGAGATTAAAGTCAATGGAGATGTCTCTAAAGAAGAAAAAACGGCTGAACCACCGGAAATCAAAGTAAATGGCGATGACGCCAAAGAAACTgccgaaaaaaagaaaactaaaaagaaAAAGAACGTCGACAAACAAGAATCATCggaaaataataacaacaatAATATTGCCACAGAAGTAGTAGAAGTAAAAGAAGGTAAAAAGAGTAAGAAGAAAAAGAAGGATGATAGATCGAAACTGAAGAAGACTGAGAGTATCTGCAGCTCGCTCAGTGATATGAGCAAGACCAGTGATAAGAATGAGAGGAAGAATAAAGTGTCGCTGGACACAATGCATCTGGAGAGGTTGCTGAATGAACTACACAGGATGCTGGAAAAATCGGATAAG CAAGCATCAGACAAGGCCGTGTTCAAGAGGCTGCACGGGCTGAAAGCGCTGGAACAACTGCTGGCTCTGGCGGCCGAGCGAGAAGACCTTGCCAATCAAATCACTTCCAA ATGCCTATCCACGGCTGTGACTATATCGACGCGCGGCGTGGCGACGGACCCTGAGAGCGCACGTAACCTTTTGACTTCCAACGCCTCCGTCCACGTCGTCAAGCTGTTGGCCAACCAAATG GAGAAAGACCTCTCCGATCCGCGGGAGATGGAACTGGCATGTCTCCTACTAGACTGGTTGTCGGTGGCCCTGGACTCCGTGACGCAGATAGTCTCGCCACCGGCCACTTGGGCGAGGGCTCACATGCTTGTCAGGTTAGTGGTGTAG